The nucleotide window GGCGGTTCCGTTACCGTAAACGTCGATCTCGCCGACACGAACCTTGCCATCAACCCGCGCTCCCGCGATTGTTTCGTGCATGCGATTGAGGCAGCGAATAAACGTGGACTTGCCGCAGCCGGACGGTCCGATGATGGCCGTTACCTTGTTCGGCTCAACGTGCATGTCGATCTGTTGCAGCACCTGGCTCTTGCCGAACCAGGCGTTGAGGCTATTCACCTCTATTCCTACACCCATTCCGATGGGCTCCTTAAGATTCCGCTACCCTTCGGGCAGCTCGTTTTTGATCTACGCAGAGTGCCGCATCATGCCGCGACTGGCGACCAGACGCACTATTGCCACCGTGCCAACTATGAGCGCGATGAGCACGAGAGCTCCCGCCCAGGCCTGCCGATGCCATTCATCGAACGGCGAAATGGCGTACGTGAAGATCTGTAATGGCAAAGCGGCGGTGGGCTGATTCGGCTTCAGACTCCAGAACTGGTTGCCGAAAGCGGTAAACAACAGCGGCGCAGTCTCGCCGGCGACACGCGCGAAGGCCAGCATGACTCCAGTGATAACCCCGGAAGCCGCCGTGCGCAATGAAATCGAAACCGTGCTGCGCCACTGTGGAATGCCCAGGCCGAGTGCAGCTTCGCGAACACTGAGCGGCACCATCAGCAACATTTCTTCGGTCGTGCGCGCAATCGTCGGCACCATCATGATGGCCAGCGCTATTCCTCCAGAGAAAGCCGAGAAATGTCCCTGCCTGAGCACCACGAGTGAATAGACCGCTATTCCGATCACGATGGAAGGTACGCCGTTGAGCACGTCAGCCGTGAACCGAACGTAGTTCGAATATCGATTACGACCGTACTCGGCGAGATAGACGCCCGCGCCGATGCCCAGCGGCACGCCGATAAGGCTGGCAATCCCAAGAATCAGTCCTGAACCGACGATGGCGTTCGCCATGCCTCCGCCGAGTTCACCAACCGGTTGCGGGGTGTGCGTCAGGAACTCTATGTTGATGGAGCCTATGCCCTTGTAAACCAGATATGCGAAGACTGACACGAGAGGCGCAAGCACCAGAATGGCAGCGAGTGCGGCGGCAAAAGTCGCAATGTGGTCTTTCAGTTTGCGGAAGATTCCGACATTCCGCATGGGTGCGGCGTTATTGTGCATGGACCCCCGCAGGCGTTCCGCGAGTTATCGACCAGACCAGCAGGCGCGCCAGGCCGTTCACGATGAGCGTCACGATCAGCAGCGCGAGCCCAATCTCGACTAGCGCACTCAGGTAAAGGTCATCGGTAGCTTCGCTGAATTCATTGGCGATAACACTGGCCATTGTGTATCCAGGCGCGAAGAGCGACTTCGCAATCTCCGGCCTATTGCCGATGACCATTGTTACAGCCATGGTTTCGCCGAGCGCGCGTCCCAGGCCGAGGATGATGGCTCCGAGAACGCCGGCACGAGCATTGCGCAGGACGCCGATGCGAATCATCTCCCAACGCGTGGCGCCAAGCGCCAGCGCCGCTTCGCGCTGATGCTGCGGAACAGCGACCAGCACCTCGCGAGTAATGGAAGAGATGATGGGGACAATCATGATGGCAAGCACGATTCCGGCGGCCAACATGCCAATGCCGTAAGCCGGTCCGTCGAACAGGCCTGTCCAGCCCAGCGTGCGCGCCAGCGCAGGCTGCACACGTTCACGCAGAAGAGGGGCAAGAACGAAGATCGCCCAAAGACCATAGATAACGCTTGGAATCGCCGCCAGCAACTCGACCATGAAGGAGAAAATGCCGCGAACTGACCGCGGGCACATCTCGGTGATGAAGACAGCGACACCAACTGAAAGCGGTACGGCTAAGAACAGCGCGAGGAGCGAAGAAACGATTGTTCCGTAAAGGAAGGGCAGCGCGCCGAATTCGCCGGAAACCGGATCCCAGTTGGTGCCGGTGAAGAACTTGAACCCGAATTGCAGCAGCGATGGCTTCGACTGGGAATAGAGTTCGAGCAACACAAGAACGACTATGGCGAGCACCGAGAGCGAACATGCCAGCATGGCGTACTTGAAGGCGTTATCGGCAATTCGGCTGGAACGGCTGGTTGTGAGCAGAAGCCGCCGCGCGCGCATGACCGGCCGTGGCACATTCTCCAGGTTCGGCACTGGAGAACTCGTCTGCACAGGCGGCACCGGCCGCGGGAATGAATGCTCTGTGTTGGACTTACTGAAGTTCACCCTTCAACGCTAACAAAACATTGTTACAGGACTGTGAAATCCCAAGATGAAATGGCCTGCTGCACCTTAATCCGTGAGTGCGGCAGCAGGCCATTCGATTCTCTTGTTCCCGGCGCAGTCTGTTTTGGCTACGCCGGAGGCTTGCACAAACGGGACACCCTGGTTGGGGAGTCCCGGAAAACTTCAGAACGAGTAGATCAGGTCTAGTTGGCCACGCTTGAGGAACGGCTCGTGACCACCGGGGACTGTAAGTGAAGAGAAGCCGTAGGGCTTGCCGCCGGCAAAACCGAATGCCGAAGTATTAGCCAGCGTGGTGCTGAGTGCGCGGCCGATCCACTGCGTGTAGCCGAGAGTAGTGTTCGGCGCAACCTTCCATGAACCGAAGATGCGGTGCTGCAACACGTTTGTCGGGAAGCGCTGATCGCTCTCCACGAATGAGGCGATTACCGCATCCTGCTCCGAGCGGGTGAACGAATATCCGAACTGCACGTCGTTCTTGTTCTTCGTCTGGCCCAGGCTGGCTTCCACGAAGTACAGGTGCGAGTTGTCGCTAGCGGCGTTCAGGTTCTTCAAATATTCGCCCGTCAGGTTGAAGGGCATCTTCTCCATGGGCGTCTTGAAGACGTTCGCCACGATGATGTCCGAATACAGGAATTGCGAGCAGAACCGTGGCAGCAGGGTCGTGCCAACCGTTTTGGTGCAGATCGCATTGGTCATGCCGTTCGGGGCGAAGCCGGTCGTGTTCACCGCGGTTGGAGTAGCAAGCTTGCTGAAGTCCAGAGAGTTACCGCCGTTCACCAGGCTGGCAAAACCGTTCACGAGCGAGTCAGGGTTGCGGAAGTTCAGGATGGTGTACGACGGCGTCATCGACCAGAAGCTTCCAATCTGCAACTTCGAGGAGATGCTGCCGCCTACCGCCCACGAGTCGTTACTGAAAGTCGGGAAGCCCG belongs to Clostridia bacterium and includes:
- the pstA gene encoding phosphate ABC transporter permease PstA, translated to MHNNAAPMRNVGIFRKLKDHIATFAAALAAILVLAPLVSVFAYLVYKGIGSINIEFLTHTPQPVGELGGGMANAIVGSGLILGIASLIGVPLGIGAGVYLAEYGRNRYSNYVRFTADVLNGVPSIVIGIAVYSLVVLRQGHFSAFSGGIALAIMMVPTIARTTEEMLLMVPLSVREAALGLGIPQWRSTVSISLRTAASGVITGVMLAFARVAGETAPLLFTAFGNQFWSLKPNQPTAALPLQIFTYAISPFDEWHRQAWAGALVLIALIVGTVAIVRLVASRGMMRHSA
- the pstC gene encoding phosphate ABC transporter permease subunit PstC, which produces MRARRLLLTTSRSSRIADNAFKYAMLACSLSVLAIVVLVLLELYSQSKPSLLQFGFKFFTGTNWDPVSGEFGALPFLYGTIVSSLLALFLAVPLSVGVAVFITEMCPRSVRGIFSFMVELLAAIPSVIYGLWAIFVLAPLLRERVQPALARTLGWTGLFDGPAYGIGMLAAGIVLAIMIVPIISSITREVLVAVPQHQREAALALGATRWEMIRIGVLRNARAGVLGAIILGLGRALGETMAVTMVIGNRPEIAKSLFAPGYTMASVIANEFSEATDDLYLSALVEIGLALLIVTLIVNGLARLLVWSITRGTPAGVHAQ